The DNA region CGACGCCCGCCGCGTCCGCGTCGTTCAGGACGGTCACCTTCGCGCCGCCGATCCGCTCGGAGACCAGGCTCCGGATGTCCGTGCCGATCCAGCTCTTGTCGACGTTCGCCGCCGTGCGCGCCGTGCCGTCCACGATCACGCCGGGGAACGTGGCGCCGACCGGTCCTGTCCAGCCGAAGTGCTCGACGACCTCGCGCACGCCCTCGACCACGCCCTCGGGCGTCGCCGGGCGCGGCGTCAGCACCTTGTGCCGCTCCTGGGCCAGGTCGCCGCGGTCCAGATCGACGGGTGCCCCCTTGATCCCGGATCCGCCGATGTCCACACCGAAGATCTGCATGGGCTCCACGTTACGACGCCGGACCGGCGGTCACGCCCCGGTTGGACCAGCTGGACGGTCGGCCCGGCCGGACCCGACGGCCCGGCCCGTCGGCGCGTGGACCGCCTCGCCGCGGACGGCCGCGCGGGCTACTTCTGCGCGGACAGCTCCGCCGCCTCCGCGCGCAGGTCCCGGCGCAGCTCCTTGGGCAGCGAGAAGGTGATCGACTCGTCGGCCGTCTTCACCGTCTCCACGTCCGCGTACCCCCGCTCGGCCAGCCACTCCAGGACGCCGTCCACCAGGACGTCCGGGACGGAGGCGCCCGAGGTCAGGCCGACCGTGGTGACGCCCTCCAGCCAGGCCTCGTCGATCTCGTCGGCGTTGTCCACCAGGTGCGAGGCGGGGACGCCCGCCTCCAGGGCGACCTCGACCATGCGGATGGAGTTCGAGGAGTTCTTGGAGCCGACGACGATGACCAGCTCGGCGTCCTCCGCGAGCTTCTTCACCGCGATCTGGCGGTTCTGCGTGGCGTAGCAGATGTCGTCGCTCGGCGGCGAGAGGAGGTTCGGGAACTTGCCCTTCAGGGCGTCGACCGTCTCCATCGTCTCGTCCACGGAGAGCGTGGTCTGGGAGAGCCAGACGACCTTGTCCGGGTCGCGCACCTCGACGCCTGCGACGTCGTCGGGGCCGTCGACGAGCGTGATGTGGTCGGGGGCCTCACCGGAGGTGCCGATGACCTCCTCGTGCCCCTCGTGGCCGATCAGGAGGATGTCGAAGTCCTCCTTGGCGAACCGCACCGCTTCCTTGTGGACCTTGGTGACGAGCGGGCAGGTCGCGTCGATCGTCGCGAGCTTGCGCTCGGCGGCCTCGGTGTGGACGGTCGGCGCCACGCCGTGCGCGGAGAACATCACGATGGAGCCCTCCGGCACCTCCTCCACCTGTTCGACGAAGATGGCGCCCTTCTTCTCCAGGGTCTGCACCACGTACTTGTTGTGGACGATCTCGTGGCGGACATAGATCGGGGCCCCGTACTGCTCCAGGGCCTTCTCGACGGCGATCACGGCACGGTCCACACCCGCGCAGTAGCCACGGGGAGCGGCGAGCAGGACACGGCGGGAGCCAGGCGTTGCAGTCATGCAGACCATCGTAAGGCCGCGTACGACAGGTCAAAGATCGCCTCAGTGGGGAGACTGGGAGCCACTGTGTGACCAGCGGAGGCACTCGGAGGCTCGATGTCCGCCCATACGACGAACGCGCCCCTGCCGCCCGACGGGGAAGGCCCCCCTGCGGGCGGCGGGCAACTGAGACGGAACCTGGGCTTCCGGGACCTCGTCGTGTACGGCCTGCTGTTCATCGCCCCGATGGCCCCGGTGGGGGTCTTCGGGACGCTCGACGCGAAGTCGCACGGCGCGGTGGCGCTGGTGTACGTCATCGCGACGATCGCCATGGCGTTCACCGCCTTCAGCTACGCCCAGATGGTGAAGGTGGTCCCCCAGGCGGGTTCCGTGTTCGCCTACGCGCGCGCGGGGCTCGGCAACGGGCCCGGGTTCATCGCGGGCTGGATGGCGATGCTCGACTACCTGCTCATCCCTGCCGTCGCGTATCTCTTCTCCGGGATCGCCATGCACGAGCTGGTGCCTTCGGTGTCCCGGTGGGTGTGGACGGCGATCGCGGTGGCCCTGACGACGGCGCTGAACCTGTGGGGGGTGCGGCCCGCGGCCCGGGTCGGGTTCGCGGTGCTCGCGCTGGAGATCGTGGTCCTGCTGGTGTTCGTCGTGTCGGCGGTCGTGGTGCTCGCGCGGGACGGGGCGGAGCGGGGGTGGCTCTCGCCGCTGACGGGCGACGGTACGCAAGGGGCGTTCGCGCTGTCCGCGGTGGTCGGCGCCGTGTCCGTGGCCGTCCTGTCCTACCTCGGCTTCGACGCGATCGCCTCGTTCGCGGAGGAGGTGAATCAAGAGGGGCGCGGAGCTCTTCGCAAGGGCGGTGGCGGGAGACGGGCGGACGGGTCGGCGAAGGTGGCGCGGGCGGTCCTGTTCTGTCTGGCCCTCACCGGCGTGCTGTTCGTGCTGCAGACGTATCTGGTGGCGCTGATGACCCCGATGTCGTCGGCCGACCTCGCGGCCAGGCCCGGCGACCAGGGGTCCGCGTTCTACACGGCCGTGGACTCGGGGGTCGGGGACTGGCTGCACGACCTGGTGGCCGTCAGCAAGGCGATCGGGGCGGCGTTCGCGGCGCTCGCGGGGCAGGCGGCGGCCGGGCGGCTGCTGTTCGCGATGGGCCGTGACCGGCGGTTGCCGCGGCTGCTCGCGCGGACCGAGTCGGGTACGCCGCGGGTCGCGCTGCTGTGCGCCGCCGTCGTCACGCTCGTGGCCGCGGTGTGGGCGGCCCGTCGGGACGACGGCATGGACCACCTGGTGTCCGTCGTGGACATCGGGGCGCTGACGGCCTTCTTCCTGCTGCACGCGAGCGTGGTCGGGTGGTTCGCGGTGCGGCGGCGGGGCGGGGAGGTCAGCTGGTGGCGGCATGTGCTGGTGCCCGTGCTCGGCGCGGCGATCGTCGTCGCCGTCATCGTGGAGGCGTCGGGGTCGGCGCAGGTGGTGGGGGCTGTGTGGTTGGGCGTGGGGTTGGTGGTGCTGGTCGCACAGGGAATGCGGCGGGGTGGGCCCCGGGTGCCGTAGGACGGTGGTGACCGTGGGGCGGGGGCGTCGTCGCGGAGCATGCGCTGCCCGGCGACGGGTCCGCCCTGTGCGCACCCGTTCCGCACTCCGGGCGGACCAGCTGCCCACAGGGCGGGCGGGAAACAAGGCGGGCGGGAAACAAGGCGGGCCCTGTCAGTGGGGGCCGATACGCTCGGCGCATGGGTCTGAATACGTCCGCTGACGCGCCGCTTCCCGTGGGCGAGGTGTCCCGGCTCATCGGGGGCTGGATCGACCGGCTCGGGGCGATCTGGGTCGAGGGGCAGATCACGCAGCTCTCGCGCCGCCCCGGCGCGGGCGTGGTGTTCATGACGCTGCGCGACCCCTCGCACGACATCTCCGTGAGCGTCACGTGCTACCGCCAGGTGTTCGACGCCGTCGCGGACGTCGTCTCGGAGGGCGCCCGCGTCGTGGTGCACGCCAAGCCGGAGTGGTACGCGCCACGGGGCCAGCTGTCCCTGCGGGCGGCGGAGATCAAGCCGGTCGGCGTCGGGGAGCTGCTCGCCCGCCTGGAGCAGTTGAAGAAGTCCCTCGCCGCCGAGGGCCTGTTCGCGCCGGACCGCAAGAAGCCGCTGCCGTTCCTGCCGCAGCTCATCGGTCTGGTCTGCGGCCGTGCCTCGGCCGCGGAGCGGGACGTCCTGGAGAACGCCAGGCACCGCTGGCCGGCCGTCCGCTTCGAGGTGCGCAACGTCCCGGTGCAGGGCGTGCACGCCGTCGCCCAGGTGGCGCAGGCGGTGAAGGAGCTGGACGCGCTCGACGAGGTGGACGTGATCGTCGTCGCGCGCGGCGGCGGCAGCGTGGAGGACCTGCTGCCGTTCTCCGACGAACAGCTGGTGCGCACGGTGGCCTCGTGCCGTACGCCCGTGGTGTCCGCGATCGGCCACGAACCCGACACCCCCCTCCTGGACTACGTGGCCGACCTGCGCGCCTCGACCCCCACGGACGCGGCGAAGAAGGTCGTGCCGGACGTCGGCGAGGAGTACGAGCGCGTGGCGTTCCTGCGGGACCGCGCGCGCCGCAGCGTCGAGGCGTTCCTGGACCGCGAGGAGCGCGGCCTCGCGCACGCCCTGGCCCGCCCCTGCATGGAGCACCCGCACCGCATGGTCGAGGACCGCGAGGAGCAGATCGCGGCGTACGTGGACCGCGCCCGCCGCACGCTCGGCCACCTCCTGGACCGCGCCGAGTCGGAGCTGACCCACACGCACGCGCGCGTGGTGGCCCTCTCCCCCGCCGCCACCCTCCAGCGGGGGTACGCGGTGCTGCAGAAGAAGCCGGTGGACGGAGGCTCCGGCGCGGTGGTCCGGGCGGCGGACGAGGTGGCGTCGGGCGAGGAGCTGCGGGCCCGGGTCGCCGAGGGCGAATTCACGGTACGAGTCGACATCTAGGGTGGGCGCATGACCAGCAAGACGGACACCGAGGCCGCGGCTCTCGGCTACGAGCAGGCCCGGGACGAGCTGATCGAGGTGGTGCGCCGCCTGGAGGCCGGGGGCACGACCCTGGAGGAGTCGCTCGCCCTGTGGGAGCGCGGCGAGGAGCTGGCCGCCGCGTGCCGCCGCTGGCTGGACGGGGCCCGCGCCCGGCTCGACGCGGCGCTGGCCGCGCAGGACACCGAGGACGGCGACGCCGAGGACGCCTGAGGCGGACCCCGCCCCTGTGAAGCGGATCACCACACCCCGGCTTTAGTTGAATATTGAACCTCGCTGTCGTACTGTCGATCTCACCGGCAGGAACCGAGGCACCCCCCAAGTGCCGAGGAACGCCGCCGGAGCCCTCAGTACCGCATCGAGAAGGTTGTAAAGATGTCCCTCGTTCTTGACCCCGCCGCCCAGGACCTGCTCTTCCGCGAGGCCCGCACCGCGAACACCTTCACCGACGAGCCCGTCACCGAGGAGCAGGTCCAGGCCATCTACGACCTGGTCAAGTACGGCCCCACCGCCTTCAACCAGTCCCCCCTGCGAGTGACCCTGGTCCGCTCCCCCGAGGCCCGTGAGCGCCTGGTCGCGCACATGGCCGAGGGCAACCGTCCGAAGACCGCCACGGCGCCGCTCGTCGCGATCCTGTCCGCGGACAACGAGTTCCACGAGGAGCTCCCCGCCCTCTTCCCGCACTTCCCGCAGGCCAAGGACGCGTTCTTCTCCGAGCGCCCCGTCCGCGAGCAGGCCGCGAGCCTCAACGCCGCGCTGCAGGCCGCGTACTTCATCGTCGGCATCCGCGCCGCCGGCCTCGCCGCCGGACCGATGACCGGCTTCGACTTCGCGGGCGTGCAGAAGGAGTTCCTGGACGACGACCACACCCCGCTGATGGTCGTCAACATCGGCAAGCCGGGCGACGACGCCTGGTTCCCGCGCTCCCCGCGCCTGGCGTACGAGGACGTCGTCACGACCGTCTGAGTCCCGGCAGCGGACCCAGCGGTCCCCGCAGCACGCGTGAGGCCCCCGGCAACCGCCGGGGGCCTCACGTCGTTCCGGGTACCGCTACGCGCTGGTCTCGACCGGCGTCCGCTTCATCTCCAGGGACTCCACCATCGCCGTCAGCTGACCGAACGGGGCCGTGCCCGCGACCACCGTCGTGGCGCCCTTGTCCTGGAGGACGAGCGCGTCGTAGCGCGAACCCTTGTAGCGGTGCCAGGTCTTGCCCGCGATCTCCTGGGTCCGCTCGGTCTTGCGCGCGTTCTGCGTGGCCGACTCGATGAACTCGGACGGCTTGCCCGTGGACTGCTTGACCGCCACGTACTCCCCGGCCGGGTCGAGGAAGCCCAGGTGCCAGCTGTCGTGGTCGGCGCCGTTGTACCGCACCGAGGTCGGCTTCCACGACTTGGGGAGGCCCTGGGGCGCCGCCACCGGGTAGGGCGCGGCCCGCCGGGCGGTCAGGAGCTCGACGCTGTAGTCGACCCGCTTGACGGGGTCCTTGGACTCGTCGTGCGGGATGAAGACGTAGATCACTGCCACCACGATGCCGATGACGGCCAACGAGAGCAGCATGTTCCGCACGGTCTGCTTGCCATTTCTGCCTGCCACGCCCCCAATCGTCGCAGGTCCCCACGGCGCACCGGCCCGCACCCCCTCCCCCGCTCACGTGTGGGGCCCTCTGCTCATTCTTTCGACCTGCGGATAGAGTCAAGGGCATATCCCTCGTCCGGCCGCCCACCCGTCTCCCACCACCGCCCTTCCAAGGACGCCCTGCGGGCGCAGTTTCTCCATCGCATCAGAAAGGTGCGCCTCGATGACCGAGCATCACTCGCTGCCGTCCGAACTCGTGGTCTCCCCGGAGGCTCCGGACCGCAACCTCGCCCTGGAGCTCGTCCGGGTCACCGAAGCCGCCGCCATGGCGGCGGGCCGCTGGGTCGGCCGCGGCGACAAGATCGGCGCGGACGGTGCCGCCGTCAGGGCCATGCGGACCCTCGTCCACACCGTGTCGATGAACGGCGTCGTCGTCATCGGGGAGGGCGAGAAGGACGAGGCGCCGATGCTCTTCAACGGCGAGCGCATCGGCGACGGCACCGGTGCCGAGGTCGACATCGCCGTCGACCCGATCGACGGCACCACCCTGACCGCCAAGGGCATGCCGAACGCCATCGCGGTCCTCGCCGCCGCCGACCGCGGCACCATGTTCGACCCGTCCGCGGTCTTCTACATGGACAAGCTGGTCACCGGCCCCGAGGCCGCCGACTACGTGGACATCAACGCGCCCGCCGCGGTCAACATCCGCCGCGTCGCCAAGGCCAAGAAGTCCTCGCCCGAGGACGTCACGGTGATGATCCTGGACCGGCCCCGGCACGAGGGCATCGTCAAGGAGATCCGCGAGACCGGCGCCCGCATCAAGTTCATCTCGGACGGCGACGTGGCCGGGTCGATCATGGCGGTCCGCGAAGGCACCGGCGTCGACCTGCTCATGGGCGTCGGCGGCACCCCGGAGGGCATCATCAGCGCCTGCGCGATCAAGTGCCTGGGCGGTGTCATCCAGGGCAAGCTGTGGCCCAAGGACGACGCGGAGAAGCAGCGCGCGATCGACGCCGGGCACGACCTGGACCGCACGCTCTCCACGAACGACCTGGTCAGCGGCGACAACGTGTTCTTCGTCGCGACCGGCATCACCGACGGCGAACTGCTGCGCGGCGTGCGTTACCGCGCGGAGAACGCCTCGACGTCCTCGCTCGTGATGCGCTCCAAGTCCGGCACCATCCGGAAGATCGACTCCGACCACCGGCTCTCGAAGCTGCGCGCGTACAGCGCCATCGACTTCGACCGCGCCAAGTAGGCGCGGGCCGCGGCTCGGCCGCGTACGACGACGGGGGCGCTCCGTGCGGGGAGCGCCCCCGTCGTCGTACGAAGATGAGGCCTCGGAAGTCGAGGCCTCGGAGGACGAGGCCTCATGAGCGCCGCCTCGTCCGCTCGGCGCGCGGCGGGGCTCAGCCCGCGGCGGCGATGGTGCCCGCTGCGGTGCGGGTGGCCTTCTGCAGCTCCAGGTCGCGGCGGCGGCGCCGGGCGAGGACCACACGGCGCTCGGCGGCGGTCAGGCCGCCCCAGACGCCGTACGGCTCGGGCTGGAGCAGGGCGTGCTCACGGCACTCCACCATGACGGGACAGCGGGCGCAGACGCGCTTCGCGGCCTCCTCGCGGGAGAGCCGGGCGGCGGTGGGCTCCTTGGACGGGGCGAAGAACAGTCCGGCCTCGTCCCTGCGGCACACGGCGTCGGAGTGCCATGGGTTGTCCTGGTCCCGCTCGCGCACTGGCACCCCGCCCCAAGCGCTCGACTGCGCTCGTGCCGGGGAGGCCCCCTCCGCCGGTACGGCGACCTGCAGGGACTGATGCGTCGGTTGCAGCACGGTCTACTCCTGACGACGGCTTCGCGAGCGAGAGACGATGCCCGAAGCTCTACCCGCTGTGTGCGGGCCTATGCACTGCGTCCCGGTGTACGGAAGCTCCGGTTCCTGCCGTGCGGCGCGGGTGGCCGGAACGTGTCGTCGTCGTGCGGACGCGCCGGCGCGGCGGCGGCGCGCGGCGCGCTCAGCCCTCCAGCCGCTTGCGCAGATATCCGCGCAGGTCACGGATGAGCTTGCCGTGCTTGGGACGGGCCTTGATGTCGCCGAAGACGGCGAAGCCCTCGACGAAGACGACCGGCGCGTCCTTCTCCTCGGCGTCCAGGGTGTCCACTTCGACGGTGCCGAAGACGCCCGTGCCGCGGCCGCGCAGCGAGATGTTCTCCGGGACGCGGATCTTCACGTCGCCGAACAGCGCGAATCCCTTGATCAGGACCTGCCGGTGCTCGAAGACGGCCTCGCTGAGGTCGATCACGACGTCGCTGAACACGGCGTACGCGTGCGTGCGGCGGCCGACGCGCCAGCGGCCCTTGCGGACGGCGTCGCCGAAGACCGCGTGCAGGGTCTCGTCGGCGCTCTCGGGGACCTCGCCGGGCGAGGGCCGGGCGGGCGCCTTCTCGAACGAGGGGCCCTTGTCACCGGGGGCGGGCAGGTCCTCGACGAACGGCTCCAGCTCGGCGACGGTCTTGGCGTTGTAGACCCCTTCGATCCGCTCGCCGTGCTCCTCCGGGTCGATCCGGCCCGTGGCGAGCGCCTCGGCGAGGATGTCGGCGACGCGGTCTCTGTCGGCGTCCGAAGCACGCAGCCGCGCGGGCGCCTTGGCGGCAGGGGTCTGGGAACGCTTCTCTAGGTCCACGCCGTCAGCGTACCCA from Streptomyces flavofungini includes:
- a CDS encoding 4-hydroxy-3-methylbut-2-enyl diphosphate reductase → MTATPGSRRVLLAAPRGYCAGVDRAVIAVEKALEQYGAPIYVRHEIVHNKYVVQTLEKKGAIFVEQVEEVPEGSIVMFSAHGVAPTVHTEAAERKLATIDATCPLVTKVHKEAVRFAKEDFDILLIGHEGHEEVIGTSGEAPDHITLVDGPDDVAGVEVRDPDKVVWLSQTTLSVDETMETVDALKGKFPNLLSPPSDDICYATQNRQIAVKKLAEDAELVIVVGSKNSSNSIRMVEVALEAGVPASHLVDNADEIDEAWLEGVTTVGLTSGASVPDVLVDGVLEWLAERGYADVETVKTADESITFSLPKELRRDLRAEAAELSAQK
- a CDS encoding APC family permease: MSAHTTNAPLPPDGEGPPAGGGQLRRNLGFRDLVVYGLLFIAPMAPVGVFGTLDAKSHGAVALVYVIATIAMAFTAFSYAQMVKVVPQAGSVFAYARAGLGNGPGFIAGWMAMLDYLLIPAVAYLFSGIAMHELVPSVSRWVWTAIAVALTTALNLWGVRPAARVGFAVLALEIVVLLVFVVSAVVVLARDGAERGWLSPLTGDGTQGAFALSAVVGAVSVAVLSYLGFDAIASFAEEVNQEGRGALRKGGGGRRADGSAKVARAVLFCLALTGVLFVLQTYLVALMTPMSSADLAARPGDQGSAFYTAVDSGVGDWLHDLVAVSKAIGAAFAALAGQAAAGRLLFAMGRDRRLPRLLARTESGTPRVALLCAAVVTLVAAVWAARRDDGMDHLVSVVDIGALTAFFLLHASVVGWFAVRRRGGEVSWWRHVLVPVLGAAIVVAVIVEASGSAQVVGAVWLGVGLVVLVAQGMRRGGPRVP
- the xseA gene encoding exodeoxyribonuclease VII large subunit, with amino-acid sequence MGLNTSADAPLPVGEVSRLIGGWIDRLGAIWVEGQITQLSRRPGAGVVFMTLRDPSHDISVSVTCYRQVFDAVADVVSEGARVVVHAKPEWYAPRGQLSLRAAEIKPVGVGELLARLEQLKKSLAAEGLFAPDRKKPLPFLPQLIGLVCGRASAAERDVLENARHRWPAVRFEVRNVPVQGVHAVAQVAQAVKELDALDEVDVIVVARGGGSVEDLLPFSDEQLVRTVASCRTPVVSAIGHEPDTPLLDYVADLRASTPTDAAKKVVPDVGEEYERVAFLRDRARRSVEAFLDREERGLAHALARPCMEHPHRMVEDREEQIAAYVDRARRTLGHLLDRAESELTHTHARVVALSPAATLQRGYAVLQKKPVDGGSGAVVRAADEVASGEELRARVAEGEFTVRVDI
- a CDS encoding exodeoxyribonuclease VII small subunit; the protein is MTSKTDTEAAALGYEQARDELIEVVRRLEAGGTTLEESLALWERGEELAAACRRWLDGARARLDAALAAQDTEDGDAEDA
- a CDS encoding malonic semialdehyde reductase; translated protein: MSLVLDPAAQDLLFREARTANTFTDEPVTEEQVQAIYDLVKYGPTAFNQSPLRVTLVRSPEARERLVAHMAEGNRPKTATAPLVAILSADNEFHEELPALFPHFPQAKDAFFSERPVREQAASLNAALQAAYFIVGIRAAGLAAGPMTGFDFAGVQKEFLDDDHTPLMVVNIGKPGDDAWFPRSPRLAYEDVVTTV
- a CDS encoding DUF4245 domain-containing protein; the encoded protein is MAGRNGKQTVRNMLLSLAVIGIVVAVIYVFIPHDESKDPVKRVDYSVELLTARRAAPYPVAAPQGLPKSWKPTSVRYNGADHDSWHLGFLDPAGEYVAVKQSTGKPSEFIESATQNARKTERTQEIAGKTWHRYKGSRYDALVLQDKGATTVVAGTAPFGQLTAMVESLEMKRTPVETSA
- the glpX gene encoding class II fructose-bisphosphatase, yielding MTEHHSLPSELVVSPEAPDRNLALELVRVTEAAAMAAGRWVGRGDKIGADGAAVRAMRTLVHTVSMNGVVVIGEGEKDEAPMLFNGERIGDGTGAEVDIAVDPIDGTTLTAKGMPNAIAVLAAADRGTMFDPSAVFYMDKLVTGPEAADYVDINAPAAVNIRRVAKAKKSSPEDVTVMILDRPRHEGIVKEIRETGARIKFISDGDVAGSIMAVREGTGVDLLMGVGGTPEGIISACAIKCLGGVIQGKLWPKDDAEKQRAIDAGHDLDRTLSTNDLVSGDNVFFVATGITDGELLRGVRYRAENASTSSLVMRSKSGTIRKIDSDHRLSKLRAYSAIDFDRAK
- a CDS encoding WhiB family transcriptional regulator, with product MLQPTHQSLQVAVPAEGASPARAQSSAWGGVPVRERDQDNPWHSDAVCRRDEAGLFFAPSKEPTAARLSREEAAKRVCARCPVMVECREHALLQPEPYGVWGGLTAAERRVVLARRRRRDLELQKATRTAAGTIAAAG
- a CDS encoding DUF1707 SHOCT-like domain-containing protein, whose translation is MDLEKRSQTPAAKAPARLRASDADRDRVADILAEALATGRIDPEEHGERIEGVYNAKTVAELEPFVEDLPAPGDKGPSFEKAPARPSPGEVPESADETLHAVFGDAVRKGRWRVGRRTHAYAVFSDVVIDLSEAVFEHRQVLIKGFALFGDVKIRVPENISLRGRGTGVFGTVEVDTLDAEEKDAPVVFVEGFAVFGDIKARPKHGKLIRDLRGYLRKRLEG